A genomic window from Triplophysa dalaica isolate WHDGS20190420 chromosome 24, ASM1584641v1, whole genome shotgun sequence includes:
- the LOC130413870 gene encoding cytochrome P450 2F2-like isoform X1, with translation MLGSLVLVCICIVLIFLLIQVRRPKNFPPGPHPIPLFGNLLNLDLANPLKDFEKLAEHYGKVYSLYWGSRPAVFLNGFEVIKEALVTKAVDFAGRPQDFMVNHITENKGVVLADYGPTWKEHRRFALMTLRNFGLGKQSMEERILGEISHVVACLEKSSGDTINPQTLFHNAASNVIMLVLFGTRLDYNDEILTRYIQLFTETSKLINGPWNLIYDTLPVLKNFPLPFKKAFANVEKIKNMTLNVINEHKRTRVPGEPRDFIDCYLDELDKRGNDGSSFDESQLIMYILDLHFAGTDTTSNTLLTAFLYLMNHPDVQARCQREIDNVLEGKDHASFEDRHNMPYTQAVIHEVQRVANTVPLSVFHCTTKDTELMGYNIPKGTLIIPNLTSVLNEEGQWKFPHEFNPDNFLNDQDQFEKPEAFIPFSIGPRVCLGEGLARMELFLILVTLLRRFQFVWPEDAGEPDYTPLYGITLTPKPYRMHIRCRGPVK, from the exons ATGCTGGGCTCCTTGGTTCTAGTTTGTATATGCATTGTCCTCATTTTTCTCCTTATCCAGGTCCGGCGACCAAAGAACTTTCCTCCTGGACCTCATCCGATCCCATTATTCGGAAATCTGCTTAATCTGGACCTTGCCAATCCTTTAAAAGATTTtgaaaaa TTAGCAGAACACTATGGGAAGGTTTATAGCTTGTATTGGGGATCGAGGCCAGCTGTCTTTCTTAATGGTTTTGAGGTTATAAAGGAAGCTTTGGTTACTAAGGCTGTAGACTTTGCAGGACGGCCACAAGACTTCATGGTCAATCACATTACAGAGAATAAAG GTGTTGTTTTGGCTGACTATGGACCTACTTGGAAGGAGCATCGACGTTTTGCCCTCATGACTCTGAGGAACTTTGGGTTGGGGAAGCAATCGATGGAGGAGAGAATTCTGGGAGAGATCTCTCATGTCGTTGCCTGTTTGGAAAAAAGCAGTG GAGACACCATAAATCCTCAGACCCTGTTCCACAACGCAGCATCAAATGTGATCATGTTGGTTCTGTTTGGAACTCGTTTGGATTACAATGATGAAATCCTCACACGCTACATTCAGCTCTTTACAGAGACTTCAAAGCTTATCAATGGACCATGGAACCTG ATATATGACACACTTCCTGTATTGAAAAACTTCCCTTTACCCTTTAAAAAAGCCTTTGCTAATGTAGAAAAGATCAAAAATATGACCTTGAATGTGATCAATGAGCACAAGAGGACGAGAGTCCCAGGAGAGCCGAGAGACTTCATCGACTGCTATCTGGATGAGCTTGATAAG AGAGGAAATGATGGTTCCAGCTTTGATGAATCCCAGCTCATCATGTACATTTTAGATTTGCACTTTGCCGGCACTGATACTACATCCAACACCCTCCTCACTGCATTTCTCTACCTCATGAACCACCCCGATGTTCAGG CGAGATGTCAGCGAGAGATTGATAATGTTCTGGAAGGTAAAGATCACGCGTCATTTGAAGACAGACACAACATGCCGTACACACAAGCTGTGATTCATGAAGTTCAGCGTGTTGCTAACACAGTCCCATTGAGTGTGTTTCACTGCaccaccaaagacacagaactGATGGGTTACAACATCCCTAAA GGAACTCTTATTATCCCTAATCTTACTTCTGTACTGAATGAAGAAGGTCAGTGGAAGTTTCCTCATGAGTTTAATCCAGACAACTTCCTGAATGATCAGGACCAGTTTGAGAAGCCTGAAGCCTTTATTCCCTTTTCTATAG GACCCCGTGTGTGTCTTGGTGAGGGTCTTGCTCGTATGGAGCTCTTCCTGATCCTGGTTACTCTTCTGCGCCGTTTCCAATTTGTGTGGCCTGAAGATGCCGGGGAACCAGATTACACCCCATTGTATGGGATCACATTGACACCCAAACCTTACAGAATGCACATCAGATGTAGAGGACCAGTCAAATGA
- the LOC130413853 gene encoding cytochrome P450 2F2-like: MLVFLILVWICVFIFFLFIRIPRPINFPPGPRPVPFFGNLLQLNINNPLKDFERLADRYGKVYSLYIGSRPSVVLNGFEVMKEALVNKAVDFAGRPQDLMVNHVTEGPSGGGGGVILSDYGPDWKEHRRFALMTLRNFGLGKQSMEERILGEITHIVDKLEKAVGSSIDPQTMFHNAASNIICIVLFGSRYDYDDEFLKTFINIYTENAKIANGPWAMIYDSFPLLRYLPLPFKKAFANASKARQMSSNLITEHKRTRVPGEPRDFIDCYLDELDKRGNDGSSFAEERLKLNILDLHFAGTDTTSNTLLTAFLYLMTQPDVQARCQREIDDVLEGKDHASFEDRHNMPYTQAVIHEVQRVANTVPLSVFHCTTKDTELMGYNIPKGTLVIPNLTSVLNEEGQWKFPHEFNPDNFLNDQDQFEKPEAFMPFSTGPRVCLGEALARMELFLVLVTLLRRFQFVWPEDAGEPDYTPVFGVTLTPKPYRMHIMLREPVK; encoded by the exons ATGCTGGTGTTTTTGATTCTCGTGTGGATATGCGTCTTcatcttctttctttttatccGTATTCCAAGACCTATAAACTTCCCTCCTGGACCTCGACCAGTCCCATTTTTTGGAAATCTGCTCCAGCTCAACATTAACAACCCTTTGAAAGATTTCGAGAGG CTGGCAGATCGCTATGGAAAGGTCTACAGTCTGTACATTGGATCGAGACCTTCAGTAGTGCTAAATGGTTTTGAAGTTATGAAGGAAGCTCTTGTTAATAAGGCGGTAGATTTCGCTGGACGCCCACAAGATCTCATGGTCAACCATGTCACAGAGGGACCcagtggaggaggaggag GTGTTATTTTATCTGACTATGGCCCTGATTGGAAGGAACACAGGCGCTTTGCTCTCATGACCCTCAGAAACTTTGGCCTGGGCAAGCAATCCATGGAGGAGAGAATTCTGGGAGAGATCACACATATTGTTGACAAACTGGAAAAAGCTGTTG gAAGTTCTATTGATCCTCAGACTATGTTCCATAATGCTGCATCAAACATCATCTGCATCGTCCTGTTTGGATCACGCTATGATTATGACGATGAATTTCTCAAgacttttataaacatatatacagAGAATGCAAAGATTGCCAATGGACCATGGGCCATG ATATATGATTCATTTCCTTTGCTTAGATATCTTCCCTTGCCCTTTAAGAAGGCTTTTGCAAACGCCAGTAAAGCCAGACAAATGTCATCAAATCTGATCACTGAGCACAAGAGGACGAGAGTCCCAGGAGAGCCGAGAGATTTCATTGACTGCTATTTGGATGAGCTTGATAAG AGAGGAAATGATGGATCCAGTTTTGCTGAAGAACGACTTAAATTGAACATTTTGGATTTGCACTTCGCCGGCACTGATACCACTTCTAACACTCTCCTCACTGCATTTCTCTACCTCATGACTCAACCTGATGTTCAGG CGAGATGTCAGCGAGAGATTGATGATGTTCTGGAAGGTAAAGATCACGCGTCATTTGAAGACAGACACAACATGCCGTACACACAAGCTGTGATTCATGAAGTTCAGCGTGTTGCTAACACAGTCCCATTGAGTGTGTTTCACTGCaccaccaaagacacagaactGATGGGTTACAACATCCCAAAG GGAACCCTTGTTATTCCTAATCTTACTTCTGTACTGAATGAAGAAGGTCAGTGGAAGTTTCCTCATGAGTTTAATCCAGACAACTTCCTGAATGATCAGGACCAGTTTGAGAAGCCTGAAGCCTTTATGCCCTTTTCTACAG GGCCCCGTGTGTGTCTTGGTGAGGCTCTTGCTCGTATGGAGCTCTTCCTGGTCTTGGTCACCTTGTTGCGCCGTTTCCAGTTTGTTTGGCCTGAAGATGCAGGGGAACCAGATTACACCCCTGTGTTTGGGGTCACATTGACACCTAAACCTTACAGGATGCACATCATGCTCAGAGAGCCGGtcaaataa
- the LOC130413870 gene encoding cytochrome P450 2J6-like isoform X3 produces MLGSLVLVCICIVLIFLLIQVRRPKNFPPGPHPIPLFGNLLNLDLANPLKDFEKLAEHYGKVYSLYWGSRPAVFLNGFEVIKEALVTKAVDFAGRPQDFMVNHITENKGVVLADYGPTWKEHRRFALMTLRNFGLGKQSMEERILGEISHVVACLEKSSGDTINPQTLFHNAASNVIMLVLFGTRLDYNDEILTRYIQLFTETSKLINGPWNLIYDTLPVLKNFPLPFKKAFANVEKIKNMTLNVINEHKRTRVPGEPRDFIDCYLDELDKRGNDGSSFDESQLIMYILDLHFAGTDTTSNTLLTAFLYLMNHPDVQARCQREIDNVLEGKDHASFEDRHNMPYTQAVIHEVQRVANTVPLSVFHCTTKDTELMGYNIPKGTLIIPNLTSVLNEEGPRVCLGEGLARMELFLILVTLLRRFQFVWPEDAGEPDYTPLYGITLTPKPYRMHIRCRGPVK; encoded by the exons ATGCTGGGCTCCTTGGTTCTAGTTTGTATATGCATTGTCCTCATTTTTCTCCTTATCCAGGTCCGGCGACCAAAGAACTTTCCTCCTGGACCTCATCCGATCCCATTATTCGGAAATCTGCTTAATCTGGACCTTGCCAATCCTTTAAAAGATTTtgaaaaa TTAGCAGAACACTATGGGAAGGTTTATAGCTTGTATTGGGGATCGAGGCCAGCTGTCTTTCTTAATGGTTTTGAGGTTATAAAGGAAGCTTTGGTTACTAAGGCTGTAGACTTTGCAGGACGGCCACAAGACTTCATGGTCAATCACATTACAGAGAATAAAG GTGTTGTTTTGGCTGACTATGGACCTACTTGGAAGGAGCATCGACGTTTTGCCCTCATGACTCTGAGGAACTTTGGGTTGGGGAAGCAATCGATGGAGGAGAGAATTCTGGGAGAGATCTCTCATGTCGTTGCCTGTTTGGAAAAAAGCAGTG GAGACACCATAAATCCTCAGACCCTGTTCCACAACGCAGCATCAAATGTGATCATGTTGGTTCTGTTTGGAACTCGTTTGGATTACAATGATGAAATCCTCACACGCTACATTCAGCTCTTTACAGAGACTTCAAAGCTTATCAATGGACCATGGAACCTG ATATATGACACACTTCCTGTATTGAAAAACTTCCCTTTACCCTTTAAAAAAGCCTTTGCTAATGTAGAAAAGATCAAAAATATGACCTTGAATGTGATCAATGAGCACAAGAGGACGAGAGTCCCAGGAGAGCCGAGAGACTTCATCGACTGCTATCTGGATGAGCTTGATAAG AGAGGAAATGATGGTTCCAGCTTTGATGAATCCCAGCTCATCATGTACATTTTAGATTTGCACTTTGCCGGCACTGATACTACATCCAACACCCTCCTCACTGCATTTCTCTACCTCATGAACCACCCCGATGTTCAGG CGAGATGTCAGCGAGAGATTGATAATGTTCTGGAAGGTAAAGATCACGCGTCATTTGAAGACAGACACAACATGCCGTACACACAAGCTGTGATTCATGAAGTTCAGCGTGTTGCTAACACAGTCCCATTGAGTGTGTTTCACTGCaccaccaaagacacagaactGATGGGTTACAACATCCCTAAA GGAACTCTTATTATCCCTAATCTTACTTCTGTACTGAATGAAGAAG GACCCCGTGTGTGTCTTGGTGAGGGTCTTGCTCGTATGGAGCTCTTCCTGATCCTGGTTACTCTTCTGCGCCGTTTCCAATTTGTGTGGCCTGAAGATGCCGGGGAACCAGATTACACCCCATTGTATGGGATCACATTGACACCCAAACCTTACAGAATGCACATCAGATGTAGAGGACCAGTCAAATGA